One genomic region from Camelus bactrianus isolate YW-2024 breed Bactrian camel chromosome 3, ASM4877302v1, whole genome shotgun sequence encodes:
- the LOC105082440 gene encoding olfactory receptor 2T27-like encodes MLGRNGSSATDFILVGLFPGFQHAILLNSMIIFIYILVFLGNVLLIVLIWGDSRLHTPMYILLSQLSLIDLTLTSTIVPKMASNFFTGRKTISWVGCGTQSFFFLMLGMSECLILTLMAYDRYVAVCSPLRYPTIVSPRVCLHMVAACWIGGSVGSFIHTVYPMHFPICGSREIHHFFCEVPVLIRLSCEDTSAYQLVVVVTSIVLLVVPFSLITASYTLIFLAVLRMNSVKGRKKALATCSSHLTAVSLSFGPNIFIYMTFTSSHSPEQDQALWVFSNILTPLLNPLIYSLRNKEVVAALMKLMGRCGAS; translated from the coding sequence ATGCTGGGTAGGAATGGGTCATCAGCAACTGATTTCATCCTTGTGGGGCTCTTTCCTGGGTTTCAGCACGCCATTCTCCTCAACTCCATGATCATCTTCATCTACATCCTTGTTTTCCTGGGAAACGTACTTCTGATTGTCTTGATTTGGGGAGACTCTCGGCTCCACACGCCCATGTACATTCTCCTCAGTCAACTCTCCCTCATTGACTTGACATTAACGTCTACCATCGTCCCCAAGATGGCCTCTAACTTCTTCACTGGGAGAAAGACCATATCATGGGTTGGCTGTGGAACCCAGAGTTTCTTCTTCCTGATGTTGGGAATGTCAGAATGTCTCATCTTAACTCTCATGGCTTATGACCGCTACGTGGCTGTCTGCAGCCCACTGCGTTATCCCACCATCGTGAGCCCCAGGGTCTGTCTGCACATGGTTGCTGCATGTTGGATTGGAGGCTCTGTAGGTTCGTTTATCCATACGGTCTACCCCATGCATTTTCCCATCTGTGGGTCAAGGGAGATCCACCACTTCTTCTGTGAGGTCCCGGTCCTCATTAGGCTTTCCTGTGAAGACACCTCGGCGTATCAGTTAGTGGTGGTGGTTACAAGCATTGTCCTGCTTGTCGTGCCTTTCAGCCTCATCACAGCCTCCTACACGCTCATCTTCCTCGCTGTCCTCCGTATGAACTCTGTGAAGGGCAGGAAAAAAGCCCTGgccacctgctcctcccacctgACTGCGGTGAGTCTCTCCTTTGGCCCCAACATATTCATCTACATGACTTTCACTTCCTCCCATAGTCCAGAGCAGGACCAGGCTCTCTGGGTTTTCAGCAACATCCTCACCCCCTTGCTGAACCCCCTCATCTACAGCCTGAGGAACAAGGAGGTGGTGGCCGCTCTTATGAAGCTGATGGGGAGATGTGGGGCGTCTTAG